In Nitrospinota bacterium, one DNA window encodes the following:
- a CDS encoding 4Fe-4S ferredoxin has translation MATKEKAKRNVQRKRKPKILAVINDACTGCGGAPICITECPVDSCMFEVENPDAPAFNRVHVDPLLCIGCKKCISKGPMDTFLEGCPWDAIDMIPLDAYETEYGTLPY, from the coding sequence ATGGCTACCAAGGAAAAAGCCAAGCGTAACGTACAAAGAAAACGTAAACCCAAGATACTTGCTGTCATTAACGATGCTTGTACTGGTTGTGGGGGGGCGCCCATCTGCATTACGGAATGTCCCGTTGACTCTTGTATGTTTGAAGTTGAGAACCCGGATGCTCCGGCTTTCAACCGTGTTCATGTTGATCCCTTGTTATGCATTGGGTGTAAAAAGTGTATAAGTAAGGGGCCGATGGATACTTTCCTTGAGGGTTGCCCCTGGGATGCGATAGATATGATTCCTCTCGACGCTTATGAGACTGAATACGGAACCCTTCCTTATTAA
- a CDS encoding DUF423 domain-containing protein — protein MEDNDKTSIGDKQSGLSWISFGAGLAGLSVMLGAFGAHSLKARLTEKKLATFHTATDYLGYHALGLIAVGILMLVLSEDISAKLKRSAQWISVGILLFCGSLYVLTFDGPRFFGPITPLGGLSFMIGWFTLAVSLFKYYRTQS, from the coding sequence ATGGAAGATAATGATAAGACTTCAATCGGTGATAAACAATCAGGACTCAGTTGGATTTCTTTTGGTGCAGGACTTGCCGGATTGAGTGTCATGCTTGGTGCGTTTGGAGCACATTCTTTAAAAGCCCGGTTGACTGAAAAGAAACTCGCCACCTTCCACACCGCTACTGATTACCTCGGCTATCACGCCCTCGGCTTGATCGCAGTTGGAATCCTGATGCTGGTTCTGAGTGAAGATATAAGCGCAAAACTAAAACGCTCTGCCCAGTGGATCAGCGTGGGCATTTTATTATTCTGTGGCAGTCTTTACGTTCTTACATTTGATGGACCGCGTTTTTTTGGTCCCATCACTCCCCTGGGGGGACTCAGCTTTATGATAGGCTGGTTCACCTTAGCTGTCAGTCTCTTCAAATACTACCGCACTCAATCCTAG
- the holB gene encoding DNA polymerase III subunit delta', producing the protein MSFKSILGQSQPKKILTNALQNNSVAHAYLFYGPDSVGKKMLANTLAKALNCKTKGPLDSCDECDSCEKIAREIHPDFFYLEPTKTTPTAREAAIKIETIRDLQKKLSYMPYEGKTKVVVIDSAELMNTQAMNSFLKTLEEPPSSTVLILISANPSRLLPTLISRCQGVQFHRLSSSDIRTIIQSQLQEDGESFSETETDFRVQRSQGSVKRALSEDIAEVEHLREQLLEVLEKVSFDRMDIVFSFAKAWAKNTEKLQAVLDELLGLIRDLALYRSGCGQADIQNRDLSARMIPIAQTCSSKGWADRFKAVRNTQKALSGNANAQLFLENMLINFCEAA; encoded by the coding sequence ATGTCATTCAAGTCGATTCTGGGCCAGTCCCAGCCAAAAAAAATACTGACCAATGCACTCCAAAACAACAGTGTTGCACACGCCTATTTGTTTTATGGGCCGGATAGCGTTGGAAAAAAAATGCTGGCCAATACTTTGGCAAAGGCACTTAATTGCAAAACTAAAGGCCCATTAGACTCTTGTGATGAATGCGATTCTTGTGAAAAAATTGCTCGAGAAATTCATCCGGATTTTTTCTATCTTGAGCCGACAAAAACCACCCCAACTGCAAGGGAAGCGGCTATTAAAATAGAAACCATTCGAGATCTACAAAAAAAATTATCCTATATGCCCTATGAGGGGAAAACAAAAGTTGTAGTGATCGATTCCGCTGAACTTATGAACACACAGGCCATGAACTCGTTTTTAAAAACCCTGGAGGAACCACCCTCTTCAACGGTTTTGATACTCATCTCTGCAAACCCCAGCAGATTATTGCCAACCCTGATCTCCAGATGCCAGGGAGTACAATTTCACCGCCTGTCTTCATCAGATATTAGAACGATCATTCAGTCTCAACTTCAGGAAGATGGGGAATCATTTTCAGAAACTGAAACTGATTTTCGTGTCCAACGTTCACAAGGAAGCGTTAAACGAGCGCTGTCTGAAGATATCGCCGAGGTTGAACACCTGCGGGAACAATTACTCGAAGTTCTTGAAAAAGTATCTTTCGACCGGATGGATATTGTCTTCTCCTTTGCCAAAGCCTGGGCCAAGAATACAGAAAAACTCCAGGCTGTTTTAGATGAGTTGTTGGGATTGATAAGGGACTTGGCCCTTTACCGCTCCGGATGTGGCCAGGCAGATATCCAAAACAGGGACTTATCAGCAAGGATGATCCCAATAGCGCAAACCTGCAGTTCAAAAGGGTGGGCAGATCGATTCAAAGCTGTCCGCAATACCCAGAAAGCTTTGTCTGGCAACGCCAATGCTCAGTTGTTTCTTGAAAATATGCTCATCAACTTTTGTGAGGCTGCATAG
- a CDS encoding sporulation protein, translating to MNTAVKDKPESSSSRQPPKFVIGIRIIDQIKSELYDPGSLKLKVGMTVMVNTSQGLKMGVVASNKVLNFRKDSQENRVLRIANDNDYQAENRRKQVEEKAKSLCLAKISELELPMNLSRVVHQPHMNKTIFFFTAEGRVDFRQLIRDLAANLRHRIEMKQVGVRDEARVIGGYGVCGETLCCSTWLPDFTPVTIKMAKNQGMALNPSKISGVCGRLMCCLQYEHDNYKGLIKNLPKINSHINTPEGPGRVLKVEILEQRVVVLLEDENVMTYSLDELPKNQDSKNSQKP from the coding sequence ATGAACACTGCCGTTAAAGATAAACCCGAGAGCTCTTCTTCCAGGCAACCGCCAAAGTTTGTGATTGGAATACGCATTATTGACCAGATCAAATCAGAACTTTATGACCCGGGAAGCCTGAAACTCAAAGTCGGAATGACTGTAATGGTCAATACCTCCCAGGGTTTGAAAATGGGTGTGGTGGCCTCAAACAAGGTTTTGAATTTTCGCAAAGACAGCCAGGAGAACAGAGTATTACGCATTGCCAATGATAACGATTATCAAGCGGAAAACAGGCGGAAGCAGGTAGAGGAAAAAGCCAAGTCCCTTTGCCTGGCAAAAATCTCAGAGCTGGAACTGCCTATGAACCTTAGCAGAGTGGTGCATCAACCACATATGAATAAAACAATTTTCTTTTTTACTGCTGAAGGAAGGGTAGACTTTCGCCAATTGATTCGCGACCTTGCAGCCAACTTGCGACACCGCATTGAGATGAAGCAGGTGGGAGTGCGTGACGAAGCCAGGGTTATAGGAGGCTATGGAGTTTGTGGTGAAACTCTTTGTTGTTCCACCTGGCTCCCTGATTTCACACCTGTGACTATTAAAATGGCTAAGAACCAGGGGATGGCTCTGAACCCAAGCAAGATATCCGGAGTATGCGGACGTTTGATGTGTTGCCTGCAATATGAACACGATAATTACAAGGGTTTGATCAAAAACCTTCCCAAGATAAACAGTCATATCAATACACCGGAAGGACCAGGACGTGTCCTCAAAGTTGAAATACTGGAACAACGTGTCGTGGTTTTACTGGAAGATGAAAACGTAATGACCTATTCTCTAGACGAACTGCCAAAAAATCAGGATTCAAAAAACTCTCAAAAACCCTGA
- the metG gene encoding methionine--tRNA ligase, with translation MSQNKFYITTPIYYVNDVPHIGHAYTTIAADVVARYKRLEGYEVFFLTGTDEHGQKVQQAATDLGVEPQEHVDKLHQRFKELWVRLNISNSDFIRTTEERHKKLVRDILQDLHSRDEIYRDSYEGWYCTPCERFWTEKDLAENNCPECRRKVDKIKEHNYFFRMGNYQQWLVDRIKSDPHFILPASRKNEVLGFLDKPLEDLCISRPKSRLPWGIPLPFDEEYVTYVWFDALINYISIHGSLDDIKASGFWPADHNMVGKDILTTHAVYWSTMLKAIGLEPPKNIFAHGWWTVNGQKMSKSLFNVVEPNKLIDTFGVDVIRYFLLREVPFGLDGDFSHKALIGRLNSDLANNLGNLLNRTVNMMKKYCGSVIPSPATEGSEDAPLKEKATEVVDEVRKLYNELAYNKILQKIWELVDTTNQYIDKTGPWNLAKTDEGKERLKTVMYNSAESLRILGVLLSPFMPESMNSLIKQLGIEDSAEEQDMKSVNEWGGLKPGGQTQKAKQLFPRIEDKQAEKILAELAEPKAEKKETENQITIDEFMKVDLRTGKILEAEKVKKSKKLIQLKIDIGNETRQVLAGIAESYEPENLIGRTVIIVANLKPAKLMGIESQGMVLAASNDGKILLAGFDEEPAQGIQVK, from the coding sequence ATGTCACAAAACAAATTTTATATCACCACTCCAATTTATTACGTTAATGATGTCCCTCATATAGGCCATGCATACACAACCATCGCAGCAGATGTTGTTGCAAGGTATAAACGCCTGGAGGGCTATGAAGTCTTTTTTTTGACAGGAACAGATGAGCATGGCCAAAAAGTTCAGCAAGCCGCCACTGATTTAGGGGTGGAACCCCAGGAACATGTAGACAAACTACACCAGCGATTCAAAGAGCTCTGGGTACGGCTGAATATCTCTAATAGCGACTTCATTCGCACCACCGAAGAAAGACATAAAAAACTGGTTCGTGACATTCTTCAGGATCTTCATTCCAGGGATGAAATTTACAGGGATAGTTATGAAGGATGGTACTGCACTCCCTGCGAACGGTTCTGGACCGAAAAAGACCTGGCAGAAAATAACTGCCCGGAGTGCAGACGCAAAGTCGACAAAATCAAAGAACATAATTATTTTTTTCGAATGGGTAACTACCAGCAATGGCTGGTTGACAGGATTAAAAGTGACCCGCATTTTATCCTGCCGGCATCACGAAAAAATGAAGTGCTCGGTTTTCTCGATAAACCGCTTGAAGACTTATGTATCTCGCGCCCCAAGTCGCGGCTACCCTGGGGAATCCCCCTCCCCTTCGACGAGGAATATGTTACCTACGTATGGTTTGATGCGTTGATTAACTATATTTCCATCCATGGCTCATTGGACGACATCAAGGCATCCGGCTTCTGGCCTGCAGACCACAATATGGTTGGTAAAGATATTCTCACCACGCACGCTGTGTATTGGTCCACCATGCTGAAAGCGATCGGACTGGAACCCCCCAAAAACATTTTCGCGCACGGTTGGTGGACGGTGAATGGACAAAAGATGTCCAAGTCTTTATTCAATGTGGTTGAACCAAACAAGCTGATTGACACGTTTGGTGTAGATGTCATCCGCTATTTCCTTCTTCGTGAAGTTCCTTTTGGGCTGGACGGAGACTTTTCACATAAAGCACTCATAGGAAGGCTTAACAGCGACCTGGCTAACAATCTTGGAAACCTGTTAAACCGAACCGTCAATATGATGAAAAAATATTGCGGTAGTGTCATCCCCAGCCCTGCCACTGAAGGCTCTGAAGATGCTCCACTAAAAGAAAAAGCCACAGAAGTTGTTGACGAAGTACGCAAGCTCTATAACGAACTGGCCTACAACAAAATCCTTCAAAAAATCTGGGAACTGGTAGACACCACCAATCAATACATCGACAAAACAGGACCATGGAATCTGGCAAAAACAGATGAGGGTAAAGAACGGTTAAAAACCGTGATGTATAACTCTGCAGAGTCTCTCCGAATCCTGGGAGTTTTGTTGAGTCCGTTCATGCCGGAGAGCATGAACTCTCTCATCAAACAATTGGGGATTGAAGATTCAGCAGAAGAACAAGATATGAAATCCGTTAACGAATGGGGCGGGTTAAAACCGGGTGGTCAGACACAGAAAGCAAAACAATTATTTCCAAGAATCGAAGACAAACAGGCCGAAAAAATTCTCGCTGAACTCGCCGAACCAAAAGCTGAAAAGAAAGAGACAGAGAATCAAATAACTATCGATGAGTTCATGAAGGTCGATCTTCGAACAGGGAAAATACTCGAAGCGGAAAAAGTTAAAAAATCGAAAAAACTCATTCAACTAAAAATTGATATCGGCAATGAGACCCGGCAGGTACTGGCTGGAATAGCTGAAAGCTACGAACCGGAAAATCTCATTGGACGAACAGTTATCATCGTAGCCAACCTGAAGCCTGCAAAGTTAATGGGCATCGAATCTCAGGGCATGGTTCTGGCGGCAAGCAACGACGGAAAAATTCTGCTGGCAGGATTCGATGAGGAACCCGCTCAAGGAATCCAGGTAAAATGA
- a CDS encoding YchF/TatD family DNA exonuclease, with the protein MIIDTHAHIDVDSYDEDREAVIERARENGVQYMINIGCDVESSYRSMELSEQYDFIYATAGVHPHDVKSIDNETYAHLRQLLLHPKVIALGEIGLDYFKNYSPQDVQRIHFRKQIELARKMNKPIIVHSRDASEDIIAILSEFYPKDPTGHSGIFHCFSGDQHLADKALEMGFYISFSGSVTFKKAEALRDVAKTVPADRLFAETDCPYLTPVPHRGKRNEPAYVNYTAEKLAEIRGLKIEDVQRTMALNFFELFGIGDNAKTGTVSYKIRNSLYLNLTQRCTADCVFCTRLTRPVVQGYNLKLDREPTAKEVWESIDDVKNYDEIVFCGFGEPTLRLNVIKEVAKKIKDAGGRVRLNTNGHGNVINKRNILPELSGLIDEVSVSLNTDTSEAYDEICQPLPMFRNGIYDKIKDFIAEAKKYIPEVQATIVTHQKNVDEAQCENIVNSEFEVKYRARRYNIVG; encoded by the coding sequence ATGATCATTGATACCCACGCGCATATTGATGTCGACAGTTATGACGAAGATCGCGAAGCGGTTATAGAACGCGCACGCGAGAACGGCGTACAATATATGATCAATATCGGTTGCGATGTTGAAAGCAGCTACCGCTCCATGGAGCTGTCGGAACAGTATGACTTCATTTATGCAACCGCAGGTGTTCATCCTCACGATGTCAAGTCAATTGACAACGAAACCTACGCCCACCTGCGACAATTATTACTGCATCCAAAAGTCATCGCCCTGGGCGAGATAGGACTGGACTATTTCAAAAACTATTCCCCTCAGGATGTACAACGAATCCATTTTCGCAAGCAGATAGAACTTGCCCGGAAAATGAACAAGCCGATCATCGTGCATAGCCGGGATGCCAGTGAAGACATCATCGCCATATTGTCAGAGTTTTACCCGAAAGACCCTACAGGGCACTCAGGAATTTTCCACTGTTTTTCTGGTGATCAGCATCTGGCCGATAAAGCTCTTGAAATGGGCTTTTATATCTCCTTTTCAGGTTCAGTAACTTTTAAGAAAGCCGAAGCCCTGAGGGATGTGGCAAAAACTGTTCCGGCGGACCGACTGTTCGCGGAAACCGACTGTCCTTACCTGACTCCTGTTCCGCACAGAGGCAAACGCAACGAACCTGCTTATGTGAACTACACCGCAGAAAAACTTGCAGAAATTCGCGGATTGAAAATTGAGGATGTACAACGCACCATGGCCCTCAACTTCTTCGAGCTTTTCGGCATTGGCGATAATGCTAAAACCGGTACCGTTTCATATAAAATCCGCAACTCCCTTTACCTGAACCTGACGCAACGTTGCACAGCAGATTGCGTGTTCTGCACCCGGTTGACCCGGCCTGTAGTACAAGGCTATAACCTTAAACTGGATCGGGAACCCACAGCAAAAGAAGTCTGGGAATCGATCGACGATGTTAAAAATTACGACGAGATAGTTTTTTGCGGATTTGGTGAGCCGACATTAAGACTGAATGTCATCAAGGAAGTTGCAAAAAAAATAAAAGATGCCGGTGGACGTGTGAGGCTGAACACCAATGGACATGGAAACGTCATCAATAAACGCAATATACTCCCTGAACTTTCAGGTTTGATCGATGAAGTTTCAGTAAGCCTCAATACAGATACCTCGGAAGCTTATGACGAAATCTGTCAGCCGCTACCGATGTTCCGAAACGGAATCTATGACAAGATCAAAGACTTTATTGCCGAGGCTAAAAAATATATCCCAGAAGTGCAGGCTACTATTGTCACGCACCAGAAAAACGTGGATGAAGCTCAATGCGAAAATATTGTAAATAGTGAGTTCGAGGTGAAGTACCGGGCGAGACGATATAACATTGTCGGTTAG
- a CDS encoding cytochrome-c peroxidase: protein MKCISIFTLACIIGFFPVSTFAEDSFYEPVPAMKYPSDNKWSKDKEELGKMLYFDPRLSGSNWISCATCHNPALGWSDGLPRTIGHGQKELGRHSPTVINSGYFAVQMWDGRKKTLEDQASGPIGAAGEMNQDYDELIRELQAIPGYVAHFDKVFGKDSITIDNVARAIATFERSVVSKNAPYDKYWAGDKTAMSASAINGMNLFFGKAKCSICHNGPVFTDSGFHNIGVKPAGPLKVDLGRYNESKDDFDKGAFKTPGLRSITRSAPYMHNGTESTLEEVVDFYNRGGDVKENISPFITPLGLKDQEKKDLVEFLKALDGEPILVTLPILP from the coding sequence ATGAAATGCATTTCTATTTTTACTCTTGCATGCATTATTGGTTTTTTTCCTGTTTCGACTTTTGCTGAAGATTCATTCTATGAGCCCGTCCCGGCCATGAAATATCCATCCGATAATAAATGGTCCAAGGACAAGGAAGAACTGGGGAAAATGCTTTATTTTGATCCCCGGCTTTCCGGCAGCAACTGGATCAGTTGTGCCACATGTCATAATCCCGCATTAGGCTGGAGTGATGGATTGCCTCGAACCATTGGTCATGGCCAGAAAGAACTGGGCCGACATTCTCCCACAGTGATCAACAGTGGTTATTTTGCAGTGCAGATGTGGGATGGACGTAAAAAGACATTGGAAGATCAGGCTTCAGGACCCATTGGTGCGGCGGGTGAGATGAACCAGGATTATGATGAGCTGATTCGGGAATTGCAGGCGATTCCCGGTTACGTCGCTCATTTTGACAAGGTTTTTGGCAAGGATTCCATCACTATAGATAATGTTGCCAGGGCGATTGCCACCTTTGAACGTTCGGTGGTTTCGAAAAACGCGCCCTATGACAAATACTGGGCGGGAGATAAGACCGCGATGTCTGCTTCCGCAATAAACGGGATGAACCTGTTTTTTGGCAAGGCCAAGTGCTCCATTTGCCATAACGGCCCGGTGTTTACCGACAGCGGATTCCATAATATTGGTGTCAAACCTGCTGGTCCCCTGAAAGTTGACCTGGGAAGATATAATGAAAGCAAAGATGACTTCGATAAAGGAGCATTCAAAACTCCGGGTTTGCGGAGCATCACAAGGTCGGCTCCTTATATGCATAATGGGACTGAATCAACACTTGAAGAAGTTGTCGATTTTTATAATCGGGGTGGGGATGTGAAAGAAAATATCAGCCCTTTTATAACTCCGTTGGGATTAAAAGATCAGGAAAAAAAGGATCTGGTTGAATTCTTGAAAGCTTTGGATGGGGAACCCATTCTTGTTACACTTCCAATCCTTCCCTGA